A single Verrucomicrobiia bacterium DNA region contains:
- a CDS encoding GTP-binding protein encodes MRDALPQTPIELLRLNTCGSVDDGKSTLIGRLLYDSKSLMEDQIAALEKSVDLTGGGQINLANLTDGLRAEREQGITIDVAYRYFATQQRKFIIADTPGHVQYTRNMVTGASTANLSIVLVDARQGVIEQTRRHTFIAALLGIPHLVIAINKMDLVDWSEAHYQKIRREVEGFLPKLNAFRDVKFIPISALNGDNVVERSTRMPWYPGPTLLAHLETVHIASDWNLGILRFPVQWVNRPNDPSDPRWHDFRGLSGQIASGVVRQGQSVVVLPSGIKTRVREIWTYDGTRPEAFCPQSVTLCLEHDLDISRGDMIVGLENSPGLSTELKARICWMHQRPLTPGKKYLLKHASQTVLALIPQLEGRYDMNTFDLESGPTELRMNDIGVARVKTARPLVFDGYTTNRATGAFILIEQGTNLTVGAGMLFPPTEAAKPEYTDFAI; translated from the coding sequence GTGCGTGATGCCCTTCCCCAGACTCCCATTGAACTGTTGCGGTTGAATACCTGCGGTTCCGTGGACGATGGCAAATCCACCTTGATCGGGCGATTGCTCTACGATTCCAAGTCGCTGATGGAGGATCAAATCGCGGCCTTGGAAAAATCCGTGGACCTCACCGGTGGCGGGCAAATCAATCTGGCGAATCTCACGGATGGCTTGCGCGCCGAACGCGAGCAGGGGATTACGATTGATGTGGCCTATCGGTACTTCGCCACGCAACAGCGGAAATTCATCATCGCCGATACTCCGGGGCATGTGCAATACACCCGCAACATGGTCACGGGTGCGAGCACGGCCAATCTTTCCATCGTGCTGGTGGATGCGCGTCAGGGCGTTATTGAACAAACCCGACGGCACACGTTCATTGCGGCGCTGTTGGGGATTCCGCATCTGGTCATCGCCATCAACAAGATGGACCTGGTGGATTGGAGCGAGGCGCATTATCAAAAAATCCGTCGCGAGGTGGAAGGGTTTCTGCCCAAGCTGAACGCCTTCCGTGACGTGAAATTCATTCCCATCAGCGCGCTCAATGGCGATAACGTCGTCGAGCGTTCAACGCGGATGCCGTGGTATCCCGGCCCCACGTTGCTTGCGCATCTGGAAACGGTCCACATCGCCAGCGATTGGAATCTGGGAATCCTGCGGTTTCCGGTGCAATGGGTGAACCGACCCAACGATCCCAGCGATCCGCGCTGGCACGACTTTCGTGGATTGAGCGGGCAAATCGCCAGCGGGGTGGTGCGGCAAGGTCAATCGGTGGTGGTGTTGCCCAGCGGCATCAAAACCCGCGTGCGGGAAATCTGGACTTATGACGGCACGCGCCCGGAGGCGTTTTGCCCGCAGTCGGTCACGCTCTGTTTGGAACACGACCTGGATATCAGCCGCGGCGACATGATTGTTGGTTTGGAAAATTCGCCGGGACTGAGTACGGAACTGAAGGCGCGGATTTGCTGGATGCACCAACGACCGTTGACGCCCGGGAAGAAGTACCTGCTCAAACACGCTTCCCAGACCGTGCTGGCTTTGATCCCGCAGTTGGAAGGGCGTTATGACATGAACACTTTTGATCTGGAGTCCGGTCCTACAGAACTAAGGATGAATGACATCGGGGTCGCTCGGGTTAAAACCGCTCGCCCGTTGGTATTCGATGGTTACACGACCAATCGTGCCACTGGCGCCTTCATTTTGATTGAGCAGGGCACCAATTTGACCGTGGGCGCCGGTATGTTGTTCCCGCCCACGGAAGCGGCCAAGCCCGAATACACCGACTTCGCCATTTAA
- a CDS encoding alpha-galactosidase: protein MMRLLFRKQLLSLAALTATSAFAASVPLSSLDLKLMTCGWSEPKVNQAIGGGPLSIAGTKFTGGIGTHANSQLRVDLGGKAQRFMAQVGVNDSASAQGSVEFIVLGDNQELWRSGVMQVGQPAKSMDVNLSGVKILTLRATDGGDGESNDHADWIEPQIIVAEGATRPVALPAYETFAVRTKTFALNFQVKDDGRLYQRAIGGRENSKLLRTDEAFPQWGDGYIWEPALQVVHADGNTSTALHYDGLTRAPESDGRELVRIKLRDPAYPFEIALCFRSDHERDVIEQWMEIQHHERGIVKLEQMASSALLLAPTKVQLLHFFGDWAKEMQPFIEPLNPGTKVLDSKIGVRAHQFQNPSFVLSLDGAPQENSGRVLAGSLAWSGSFRLAFDNFATGLRAVCGINPFASTYHLEAGEKFITPAMIWTWSDHGLGDMSRKLHRWVREFALRDGNQPRTVLLNNWEATGFDFDFDRIVSLYDPAKAIGTELFLLDDGWFANKYPRLSDNAGLGDWAPNWKRLPKGLAPLAAEANQRGLQFGIWIEPEMVNPKSELFERHPDWVIRQPKRELELQRNQLVLDLTRPEVQKFEWQVIQNILSVPGVAYAKWDCNRYLTQPGSSWLKPERQSHLWIDYVHALYALMDQTAKTFPKTELMLCSGGGGRVDYGALQYFHEFWPSDNTDPTVRIPMQWDYSYFFPAISMASHVTHSGHRPMHFSCSVAMSARYGMDLDLVKLPPEDKAICARAITAYKRIRDVVHRGDLYRLEHPHNAERGALNYVSPDQTKAVLFVFQLKDGAAQPVRPQGLDGARRYTVREMNPAPGRAALASEGKSFTGEELMRDGIIPNCVKGLEACVVELAP, encoded by the coding sequence ATGATGAGACTTCTATTCCGAAAACAGCTCCTAAGTTTGGCGGCTTTGACGGCGACTTCCGCCTTTGCCGCATCCGTGCCGCTGTCATCGCTTGACTTGAAACTCATGACTTGCGGTTGGAGCGAACCAAAAGTGAATCAAGCCATCGGTGGCGGGCCATTGAGTATCGCTGGAACGAAATTCACCGGCGGTATCGGTACGCACGCGAACAGCCAGTTGCGCGTGGATTTGGGCGGGAAAGCGCAGCGGTTTATGGCTCAAGTCGGCGTGAACGACAGCGCGAGCGCACAAGGCAGCGTGGAGTTCATCGTGCTGGGTGATAACCAGGAACTCTGGCGCAGCGGCGTAATGCAGGTCGGTCAGCCCGCAAAGTCCATGGATGTCAACTTATCGGGCGTGAAAATCCTGACGCTGCGCGCCACGGATGGCGGTGATGGCGAGAGCAACGACCATGCTGATTGGATCGAACCGCAAATCATCGTGGCCGAAGGTGCGACCCGGCCGGTTGCCCTGCCCGCCTATGAAACTTTCGCGGTGCGGACCAAAACGTTTGCGTTGAATTTTCAGGTGAAAGACGATGGCCGGCTTTACCAGCGCGCCATTGGCGGCAGGGAAAACTCCAAATTGCTTCGCACCGACGAGGCCTTTCCGCAATGGGGCGACGGTTATATTTGGGAGCCGGCGTTGCAGGTGGTTCACGCCGACGGCAACACGTCCACGGCCTTGCACTACGACGGATTGACGCGCGCTCCAGAAAGCGATGGGCGCGAATTGGTTCGCATCAAGTTGCGCGACCCCGCGTATCCATTTGAAATAGCGCTTTGTTTTCGTTCGGATCACGAGCGGGATGTCATCGAGCAATGGATGGAGATTCAACATCACGAACGCGGCATCGTAAAACTGGAGCAGATGGCGTCGAGCGCATTGCTGTTGGCGCCGACGAAGGTGCAATTGCTGCACTTTTTCGGTGATTGGGCGAAGGAAATGCAGCCGTTTATCGAGCCGCTGAATCCCGGCACGAAAGTGCTCGACTCCAAAATCGGCGTGCGGGCGCATCAGTTCCAAAACCCATCGTTTGTGCTCTCGCTCGACGGCGCGCCGCAGGAAAACAGCGGTCGCGTGCTGGCGGGTTCGCTCGCGTGGTCGGGGAGTTTTCGATTGGCCTTCGATAATTTTGCGACCGGCTTACGCGCCGTGTGCGGCATCAATCCTTTCGCCTCAACGTACCATCTCGAGGCGGGGGAAAAGTTCATCACGCCCGCGATGATTTGGACCTGGAGCGATCACGGTTTGGGTGACATGAGCCGCAAGCTGCATCGCTGGGTGCGGGAGTTTGCGTTGCGCGACGGCAACCAGCCGCGCACGGTGCTGCTCAACAATTGGGAAGCGACCGGATTTGATTTCGATTTCGACCGCATCGTGAGTCTTTACGATCCGGCGAAGGCCATCGGCACGGAGTTGTTTCTGCTCGATGACGGTTGGTTCGCCAATAAATACCCGCGTCTCAGTGACAACGCGGGGCTGGGCGATTGGGCGCCAAACTGGAAACGCCTGCCCAAGGGACTTGCGCCATTGGCCGCCGAAGCGAATCAACGCGGTCTGCAATTCGGCATCTGGATCGAGCCGGAGATGGTTAATCCCAAGAGCGAATTGTTCGAGCGGCATCCGGACTGGGTCATTCGCCAGCCGAAACGTGAATTGGAATTGCAACGCAATCAACTCGTGCTCGATCTCACGCGGCCCGAAGTGCAGAAGTTCGAATGGCAGGTGATTCAAAACATTCTCTCCGTGCCGGGCGTCGCGTATGCAAAATGGGATTGCAATCGTTACCTCACCCAGCCCGGCTCATCGTGGCTGAAGCCGGAGCGCCAGTCGCATTTATGGATTGATTACGTGCATGCGCTGTATGCGCTGATGGATCAAACGGCGAAAACTTTCCCAAAAACCGAGTTGATGCTTTGTTCCGGCGGCGGCGGACGCGTGGATTACGGCGCGTTGCAATACTTTCACGAATTCTGGCCAAGCGACAATACTGACCCGACGGTGCGCATCCCGATGCAATGGGATTACTCCTACTTTTTTCCGGCCATCAGTATGGCGAGTCACGTCACACATTCGGGCCATCGCCCGATGCACTTCTCGTGCAGCGTGGCGATGAGCGCCCGCTACGGCATGGACCTCGATCTCGTGAAACTGCCACCGGAAGACAAGGCCATCTGCGCACGGGCGATCACGGCTTACAAACGCATCCGCGACGTGGTGCATCGGGGCGATTTGTATCGTTTGGAACATCCGCACAACGCCGAACGTGGGGCGCTCAATTATGTTTCCCCGGACCAGACCAAAGCAGTGTTGTTTGTGTTCCAACTCAAGGACGGAGCGGCGCAACCGGTGCGTCCGCAAGGACTCGATGGGGCGCGGCGTTACACGGTGCGCGAAATGAATCCCGCGCCGGGCCGTGCGGCATTGGCGTCGGAAGGCAAATCATTCACGGGCGAGGAACTGATGCGTGATGGAATTATTCCAAACTGCGTGAAGGGACTCGAAGCTTGTGTCGTTGAACTTGCACCGTGA
- a CDS encoding sulfate adenylyltransferase subunit 2, which yields MSSYRLDHLQYLETEAIHILREVAGEFERPTLLFSGGKDSICLLRLAEKAFRPADIPMPLLNVETGHEFPELIQFRDQRARELGAKLIVRTVEAAIANGQAHPVPGEISRNKLQIPVLLGAIEEFQFDCAIGGARRDEEKARAKERFFSFRDSFGQWDPKAQRPELWQLYNARVNPGENMRVFPLSNWTEMDVWQYIQREKLAVPSIYFSHEREVVRRNNQWVPVPPPRTNGAADPYQGARPKPAEPIQKLICRVRTIGDMISTGMIESPADSVEDIIAEVAAARVTERGNRADDKCSEAAMEDRKKAGYF from the coding sequence ATGAGTTCGTATAGACTGGATCATTTGCAATATCTGGAAACGGAAGCGATTCACATCCTCCGCGAAGTGGCCGGTGAATTTGAGCGCCCGACGTTGCTGTTCTCAGGCGGGAAGGATTCGATCTGCCTTCTGCGGCTTGCGGAGAAGGCGTTTCGTCCGGCGGATATTCCCATGCCGCTGTTGAACGTGGAAACGGGGCACGAGTTTCCCGAGTTGATTCAATTTCGCGATCAACGCGCGCGCGAGCTCGGCGCGAAGTTGATTGTGCGCACGGTGGAGGCCGCCATTGCCAACGGGCAGGCGCATCCGGTGCCCGGCGAGATCAGCCGTAACAAACTGCAGATTCCCGTCCTGCTCGGGGCCATCGAGGAGTTTCAATTCGATTGCGCGATCGGCGGGGCGCGGCGTGATGAAGAAAAGGCGCGCGCGAAAGAACGGTTCTTCAGTTTTCGCGACAGCTTCGGGCAATGGGACCCGAAAGCGCAGCGACCGGAGCTTTGGCAGCTTTACAACGCCCGCGTAAATCCGGGAGAGAACATGCGGGTGTTTCCGTTGTCCAACTGGACCGAGATGGACGTCTGGCAATACATCCAGCGCGAAAAGCTGGCCGTGCCGAGCATTTATTTCAGTCACGAACGGGAAGTGGTGCGCCGCAATAACCAGTGGGTGCCCGTCCCGCCGCCCCGGACCAATGGCGCCGCGGATCCGTATCAAGGCGCGCGCCCGAAACCCGCCGAACCCATTCAAAAGCTCATTTGCCGTGTGCGCACGATTGGCGACATGATCAGCACGGGCATGATTGAATCTCCCGCCGACAGTGTGGAGGATATCATCGCCGAGGTGGCAGCGGCGCGCGTGACGGAGCGGGGGAATCGGGCGGACGATAAATGCAGTGAAGCCGCCATGGAAGACCGCAAGAAGGCGGGATATTTTTAG
- a CDS encoding discoidin domain-containing protein, giving the protein MIRSYTLTLAVLVVAGSLTWGHAAALRRTISLDGNWQIAEGGREVIPSEFSRTVPVPGLVDMATPPFVAPGPAVADRQELGQKDPRRDAYWYRRTFKVTGPIPEVATLKVAKAMFGTRVFLNGQSLGDHAPCWTPGFFDVKTALKTGENELIIRVGADRDAIRPTYPDGFDFEKVRYIPGIFDSVTLLLSSAPRIENVQVAPDLGSQQAKVRVYLDGTKATRVTVEVRETKSRRLAGQAAAESPAGLRELDVTVPIAGCRLWSPEDPFLYSITVRTSGDEFKTRFGMREFHFDPVTRRGVLNGKPYFLRGSNFTLYRFFEDAERGTLPWNDAWVRRLHRRVKDMHWNSLRYCIGLPPERWYEIADEEGILIQNEFPIWFGGLVPAGLSTEELAREYRDWLQDQWNHPSVVIWDACNETRDPKTGDAFMQIRHLDLSNRPWDDGYSWPRTPGDTSEQHPYQFNAGFRPAQLTWLDTNPEAYQNGGGDGQHAIINNEYGWHWVNRNGTPTTLTRALYDGVLGAHATPQQRLHLQATWLAATTEFWRAHRQCAAVLHFVTLGYARADGQTSDHWLEGKVAKLQWEPEFYRYVRDAFAPVGLMVNFGNERVQPGANLPVPILLINDLEPAWKGVVTLRVKRGNRTLSRQQQKAAIEPWGTAKLSFDINWPTEEGLITLEAELRGADGRPVRSSREVTVSSQRGSLLEDCTVSASSVYQPAHSPAYAVDGYEDSYWSSAFQDDAWLAVAFNAPRKISQVNIIWEKAYATAFSVAVSPDGQTWTEVYQTSEGQGGTNRISFPLVEVQQLRVNCTKRGTPWGNAIRELQVAP; this is encoded by the coding sequence ATGATACGATCTTACACACTCACGCTGGCTGTCTTGGTGGTCGCCGGCAGTTTGACTTGGGGCCATGCGGCGGCGCTGCGGCGGACGATTTCCCTTGATGGCAACTGGCAGATCGCGGAAGGCGGGCGGGAGGTCATTCCGTCCGAGTTTTCCCGCACTGTTCCGGTCCCGGGATTGGTGGATATGGCCACACCGCCCTTCGTGGCGCCCGGCCCGGCGGTGGCCGATCGGCAGGAGCTCGGACAGAAAGACCCGCGCCGGGACGCTTATTGGTATCGGCGCACTTTCAAAGTCACCGGTCCCATCCCCGAGGTGGCGACTTTGAAGGTTGCCAAGGCGATGTTCGGCACGCGGGTGTTCCTCAACGGTCAATCACTCGGGGATCATGCGCCGTGCTGGACGCCGGGATTTTTCGACGTGAAAACTGCGCTCAAGACCGGGGAGAACGAGTTGATCATTCGCGTCGGTGCGGATCGCGATGCCATTCGTCCGACGTATCCAGACGGGTTTGACTTTGAAAAAGTGCGTTACATCCCGGGTATTTTCGATTCCGTCACGCTGCTGCTCTCCAGCGCGCCGCGCATTGAGAATGTGCAGGTGGCGCCAGACCTCGGGTCGCAGCAGGCGAAAGTGCGGGTGTATCTCGACGGCACCAAAGCCACCCGGGTGACGGTGGAAGTGCGGGAAACCAAAAGTCGGCGACTAGCGGGTCAGGCTGCCGCCGAGTCGCCCGCCGGACTGCGGGAATTGGATGTGACGGTACCCATCGCCGGGTGCCGGCTCTGGTCGCCGGAAGACCCTTTTCTGTACAGCATCACGGTGCGGACTTCCGGTGACGAATTCAAAACCCGTTTCGGCATGCGGGAGTTTCATTTCGATCCGGTCACACGCCGGGGTGTTCTGAATGGCAAACCGTATTTTTTGCGCGGCAGCAATTTCACGCTGTACCGGTTCTTTGAGGATGCGGAGCGCGGGACGCTGCCGTGGAACGACGCCTGGGTACGCCGGTTGCATCGGCGCGTCAAAGACATGCACTGGAACAGCCTGCGCTACTGCATTGGCCTGCCGCCGGAACGCTGGTATGAGATTGCCGATGAGGAAGGCATCCTGATTCAAAACGAGTTTCCCATCTGGTTTGGCGGGCTGGTCCCCGCCGGTCTCTCGACCGAGGAATTGGCCCGGGAATACCGCGATTGGCTGCAGGACCAATGGAATCATCCGAGCGTCGTCATCTGGGACGCTTGCAATGAAACCCGGGACCCGAAAACGGGCGATGCCTTCATGCAAATCCGGCATCTGGATCTCTCGAATCGCCCGTGGGACGATGGTTATTCCTGGCCCAGAACGCCGGGCGACACGAGCGAGCAGCATCCGTATCAGTTCAACGCCGGATTCCGTCCGGCGCAACTGACCTGGCTGGATACCAACCCGGAAGCCTACCAGAACGGTGGCGGTGACGGCCAACACGCCATCATCAACAATGAATATGGCTGGCATTGGGTGAACCGGAACGGTACGCCCACCACGCTTACCCGCGCCTTGTATGACGGAGTGCTGGGCGCCCACGCCACGCCGCAACAACGCTTGCATCTGCAAGCCACCTGGCTGGCCGCGACCACGGAATTCTGGCGCGCGCACCGGCAATGCGCCGCCGTCCTGCACTTTGTCACGCTCGGTTACGCGCGGGCCGATGGCCAGACCAGCGATCATTGGCTGGAAGGCAAAGTCGCCAAACTGCAATGGGAACCGGAATTTTACCGTTACGTCCGCGACGCTTTCGCTCCGGTCGGGCTGATGGTGAACTTCGGCAACGAACGGGTTCAGCCTGGCGCCAACCTGCCGGTGCCGATTCTCCTGATCAATGACTTGGAGCCGGCTTGGAAAGGCGTGGTGACGTTGCGGGTGAAACGTGGCAACCGGACCCTGTCCCGGCAACAACAAAAGGCCGCCATCGAGCCGTGGGGCACCGCCAAGCTGAGTTTCGATATCAACTGGCCGACGGAAGAAGGATTGATCACGCTGGAAGCGGAGTTGCGCGGTGCCGACGGACGGCCCGTCCGCAGCAGTCGCGAAGTCACCGTCAGTTCGCAACGCGGCTCGCTTCTCGAGGACTGCACCGTGAGCGCCTCGTCGGTTTATCAACCGGCCCACAGCCCGGCCTACGCGGTGGACGGGTACGAAGACAGTTATTGGTCTTCAGCTTTTCAGGATGATGCCTGGCTGGCCGTGGCGTTCAACGCGCCGCGAAAAATCAGTCAGGTGAACATCATCTGGGAAAAAGCCTACGCCACGGCTTTTTCCGTCGCCGTCTCCCCCGACGGTCAGACGTGGACGGAAGTGTATCAAACCAGCGAGGGGCAGGGCGGCACCAACCGGATTTCCTTCCCGTTGGTCGAAGTCCAACAACTCCGGGTGAACTGCACCAAACGCGGCACGCCGTGGGGAAACGCGATTCGCGAATTGCAGGTGGCGCCTTGA
- a CDS encoding DUF3748 domain-containing protein produces the protein MQSERQLTRQAKNHVLTNIGVWSPDGRWIVYDTRSGRPGADFDGATIESVNVETGAVQELYRAQNGAHCGVVTCNPVQPQVVFILGPENPTSDWQYNFYHRHGVLVNLNHPQTALNLDARDVTPPFTPGALRGGSHVHVFSADGQWVSYTYEDHVLASFQEENADHEMNLRNVGVSVFGAPVRVARDHPRNQDGETFSVLATRTMAQPRPGSDEIRRAIEDAWIGTNGYVRTDGTRQKRALAFQGEVVSANGQPALEVYIVDLPDDVTQPGDGPLAGTATLRPRPPRGTVQRRLTFTTGRKFPGIQGPRHWLRSSPDGTRIVFLMKDDAGVVQLWTVSPNGGAPTQLTHNAFSVASAFSWSSDGQRIAHVMDNSVCVTEVRTGQTVRLTARFSDAEAPRSEACVFSPDGRYIAYLRPQAQGGATFNQIFVCSSR, from the coding sequence ATGCAATCTGAACGCCAGCTTACTCGCCAGGCCAAAAATCACGTCCTGACCAACATTGGGGTTTGGTCGCCCGATGGTCGTTGGATTGTTTATGACACGCGCTCGGGCCGGCCGGGTGCGGATTTCGATGGCGCCACCATCGAAAGCGTCAATGTGGAGACTGGCGCGGTGCAGGAGTTGTATCGTGCGCAAAACGGCGCGCATTGCGGCGTGGTTACCTGCAATCCGGTTCAGCCCCAGGTTGTGTTCATTTTAGGCCCGGAGAATCCCACGTCGGATTGGCAATATAATTTCTATCACCGTCACGGCGTGTTGGTGAACCTGAACCATCCCCAGACGGCGTTGAATCTGGACGCGCGCGACGTCACCCCGCCGTTTACGCCGGGTGCGTTGCGCGGCGGTTCGCATGTGCATGTGTTCAGTGCGGATGGGCAATGGGTGAGTTACACCTACGAAGATCACGTGCTGGCGTCGTTCCAGGAGGAAAACGCCGATCACGAAATGAACCTGCGCAACGTGGGCGTCAGCGTCTTCGGCGCCCCTGTGCGTGTGGCCCGGGATCATCCACGCAATCAAGACGGTGAAACGTTTTCGGTGCTGGCGACCCGAACAATGGCGCAACCGCGTCCCGGTTCGGATGAGATTCGTCGCGCGATTGAAGATGCCTGGATTGGCACGAACGGTTACGTGCGAACCGATGGCACGCGACAAAAGCGCGCGTTGGCATTCCAAGGCGAAGTGGTGAGCGCGAACGGGCAGCCGGCCCTCGAAGTGTATATCGTGGATCTGCCGGATGACGTAACGCAGCCGGGCGATGGTCCATTGGCGGGAACGGCGACGCTTCGCCCGCGACCGCCGCGAGGTACGGTGCAACGACGGCTTACGTTCACCACCGGGCGCAAATTCCCGGGCATTCAGGGGCCGCGCCATTGGTTGCGCAGTTCGCCGGACGGAACGCGCATTGTGTTCCTGATGAAGGACGATGCCGGAGTGGTGCAACTGTGGACCGTCTCACCCAACGGTGGCGCGCCAACGCAGCTTACGCACAATGCGTTCAGCGTCGCTTCCGCCTTTTCTTGGAGTTCGGATGGGCAGCGCATTGCTCACGTCATGGACAACAGCGTTTGCGTTACCGAAGTGCGCACGGGTCAAACCGTCCGGTTGACCGCACGGTTTTCGGATGCCGAAGCGCCGCGATCCGAGGCGTGCGTGTTCTCACCTGATGGTCGGTATATCGCTTACCTGCGGCCGCAAGCGCAGGGCGGCGCGACTTTTAATCAAATCTTTGTTTGTTCCTCGCGATGA
- a CDS encoding tetratricopeptide repeat protein produces MPEKSLSEIPREVRPLFTKAQDALGRDNFDYAIELLMHVVTRAPEVVEVRKALRKAQQGKAAAKGGGFFKKMFSSASATPVLAKAQLTLSSNPVEAMLLAEQVLNADANNGTAHKIIVQAAAALDLPQTALLSLEILWEHNQKDKDITIQLADFLTRTGQVKVAEKLLIDLRAAYPTDADVHQALKNCSAKRTLREGGYQAAEAEGSSYRQMLRNEAEAQSLEQEQRTHKSEDVNERLIREYEQRLKTEGENPRLLRSLAELHTQRKQFDRALEWYARLKATEAGNDAALDQAVAQVKLKQLDAQREQLDPLAPDFAEATKRLEQEKLEFQLSECQRRVEKYPTDLNFRFELGALYFQAGKISEAQKEFQKAQGNPHKRIAAMNYLAQCFAKRKIYDLAASALEDAIKEKPGFDDEKKELIYNLGGVYESMGQKEAAIEQFKQIYKVDTAYRDVEAKVDAYYAGQ; encoded by the coding sequence GTGCCTGAAAAAAGTTTAAGCGAGATTCCGCGGGAGGTTCGGCCGTTATTCACCAAGGCGCAGGACGCGCTGGGCCGTGACAACTTTGATTACGCCATCGAGCTGCTGATGCATGTGGTGACGCGCGCGCCCGAGGTGGTGGAAGTCCGCAAGGCGTTGCGCAAGGCGCAGCAGGGCAAAGCCGCCGCCAAGGGGGGCGGCTTTTTTAAGAAGATGTTTAGCAGCGCCAGCGCGACTCCAGTGCTGGCCAAGGCCCAGCTCACTCTGAGCAGCAATCCGGTTGAAGCCATGCTGCTGGCTGAGCAGGTGTTGAACGCCGATGCGAACAACGGTACGGCGCATAAAATCATTGTGCAGGCCGCAGCGGCGTTGGATTTGCCGCAGACCGCCTTGCTCTCGCTCGAAATCTTGTGGGAGCATAATCAAAAGGATAAAGATATCACGATTCAACTGGCCGATTTCCTGACGCGCACCGGACAGGTCAAAGTCGCCGAAAAATTGCTGATTGATTTGCGCGCCGCTTATCCCACCGACGCCGACGTGCATCAAGCGCTGAAGAACTGTTCAGCCAAGCGGACGCTCCGCGAAGGCGGCTACCAGGCGGCGGAAGCCGAGGGCAGTTCGTACCGGCAAATGCTGCGCAACGAAGCGGAGGCGCAATCCCTGGAACAGGAACAGCGCACGCACAAAAGCGAGGACGTAAATGAACGCCTGATTCGCGAGTATGAGCAGCGACTCAAGACGGAGGGGGAAAACCCGCGGTTGTTGCGGTCGCTGGCGGAACTCCACACGCAACGCAAACAGTTCGATCGCGCCCTGGAATGGTATGCCAGATTGAAGGCGACCGAGGCCGGAAACGACGCGGCCCTGGATCAGGCGGTGGCGCAGGTGAAGTTGAAGCAATTGGACGCGCAACGCGAGCAGTTGGATCCGCTGGCGCCGGACTTTGCCGAAGCCACCAAACGCCTCGAACAGGAAAAATTGGAATTCCAATTAAGCGAATGTCAACGACGCGTGGAGAAGTATCCAACCGACCTGAATTTCCGTTTTGAACTGGGTGCGCTCTATTTTCAAGCGGGCAAAATCAGCGAAGCGCAGAAGGAATTCCAGAAGGCGCAGGGCAATCCGCATAAGCGCATCGCCGCCATGAACTACCTCGCGCAATGTTTTGCGAAGCGCAAAATCTACGATCTGGCCGCCAGCGCGTTGGAGGATGCGATCAAGGAAAAACCGGGATTCGACGACGAGAAGAAGGAGTTGATTTACAACCTCGGCGGTGTTTATGAAAGCATGGGCCAAAAGGAAGCGGCGATCGAACAGTTCAAGCAGATTTACAAGGTGGACACGGCCTACCGCGACGTTGAAGCCAAGGTGGACGCCTACTACGCGGGCCAGTGA